Part of the Methylomonas sp. AM2-LC genome, CTGCTCTACACTAGCCTGCAAGTCTTGGTAAGCAAGCAGCCAGTTTTCGGCTGGATTTTGCTAAACTACTCAGTAAGGTGCTGGTTAATAACAGCCAAATTTACAATAGACTAGTCTGAAAAGTCGCCTTTTAACCACATTATTTTACACCACCAACAAGGAGATTTTATGCCTAACAATTTTAAACGCATAGCCATCGTTACGGGCGCTACATCCGGAATAGGTGAGGCGACAGCTCGAAAATTTGTCGCAGCTGAATATGGTGTAATCGGTACAGGACGCAATGCTCAAAAACTGGAACAATTGCAACAGGAGTTGGGGCTTGCTTTTCGTGGTATTGCGGGTGATGCTAGCGACGAACAGTTGTTGGATAGTTTGTTTACAGCAGCTCAAACACACTTTGGAAAAACGCCTGATATTGTGGTGGCTAATGCCGGGCGTGGTTTGGGCGGTTCCGTTAAAGATGCTGATTTGGAAGCATTTACAGAAGTGCTTAAAATCAATGTGTCTGGCACGCTGGCTCTATTACAAAAAGCGGCCAGACAGATGCTGGTCAGTCACGCACCACTCTATCCTAAGGCCACTGCCGATATTATTATCGTGGGTTCGGTAGTGGGCCGGAATGTGTCACCGTTTAGTGCCGTTTACGGTGCCAGCAAGTTTGCGGTACATGGCTTAGCGGAAGGCTTGCGCCGAGAATTAGGGCCGCAGGGTATACGCGTATCGCTGGTAGAACCGGGACTGGTCATCAGTGGTTTTCAGGCAGAAGCAGGGTATAGCGATGAAATGGTGCAAAATTTTAAAGATAAATTTGGACCCTTACTCATTAGCGAAGAAGTTGCCGAAGCCATTTATT contains:
- a CDS encoding SDR family oxidoreductase, whose translation is MPNNFKRIAIVTGATSGIGEATARKFVAAEYGVIGTGRNAQKLEQLQQELGLAFRGIAGDASDEQLLDSLFTAAQTHFGKTPDIVVANAGRGLGGSVKDADLEAFTEVLKINVSGTLALLQKAARQMLVSHAPLYPKATADIIIVGSVVGRNVSPFSAVYGASKFAVHGLAEGLRRELGPQGIRVSLVEPGLVISGFQAEAGYSDEMVQNFKDKFGPLLISEEVAEAIYFMVSQKPHVHISDIVVRPTRQDYP